A single region of the Saprospiraceae bacterium genome encodes:
- a CDS encoding SdrD B-like domain-containing protein, with the protein MKQIYLPKPGLAMGVCLFLLSLLLTTCQQPLQIKPLRFFPTDENAFEANAMDYRLAIGPSEMAFHTNGKEQWQMRFVDASPDVFPAPFLAKAGNAADELWYQGLYEGVDLRVYDKGTGNAGYDFILKEGKNAALITLELASETSFEIKETGDLVMQTADGEVRHTSPHSYQVINGIKVEVDSRFVLQSCNSSKVFGEGHPIVQNVGFELGEYNTAYPVIIDPEIIYSPKSSQAVLEKAALFMTTYTLNTNLGTINIDCGSTPHSFFDSGGSGGDYGDNENYSATFCADNGGQIQFTFTTFQLEDDNYDHLFIYDGTNASASLIGDYSGASPGTVTSTNGCLHFVFDSDLSNIFGGNYDGWEASISCTAPPGPTGDYVMGTTAATETTCSGVFTDSGDLAGDYGANENTTVTFCSGTSEQIVFTFENFNLAAGDQLAIFDGTTTSDPALTGSPFSGAGQANSPGSISSSGTCLTFQFTSNADGNQGLGWSAAISCSGSGTASSGPTWTGYPSSDACGVNTEIGGTIFEDVDNNGAQNGIEPGIRDVTVTLYDDNGQVGSSVTTDASGSYSFTTGITANEMYRVEFTIPDLYEEGAAGNGSGTAVQFVEAGTCDADLGLLDIGHFCGGTNPYFVIACYTNGSPTHSSNTSQTAIARFRYNDSGNSPSSTYTNYIHMGSVGTVWGTTYSENQGKLFMGAFLKRHSGLGPGGIGAIYEHTDGNAANSATVFYDFGALAGNDVASNVTRFPGSGSAFGQVGACALCDNIDATTFGQVGKRGLGGIELSDDEQTMYVANLFDRKIYALNANSPAPGSATALPGMPWLSGGGCANGVPRPWALKYRRGKLYVGVICDGSSSSCNPTSACGDLVATVYAFDGTSWTTELSLPLNYYRKAYRTGSNYWVRWMDSWSQMSPYVSNVTDAQFAQPIFSDIEFDDDGSIIMGFADRTTMQLGYQAPPPTGPASSTAERTFAHGDILRAYYNPSTQSYTLENNGVVGPLTTTNPSSTSGPGGKSFYHGDFWYGAYNNSGIGALAIKPGTGEVMFPLADPIDPYASGVVWMSNTNGRSNRRLEVYQGSPSGNSPNFAKAGGLGDLEMYCEDPPLEIGNVVWWDTDLDGLMDPSEPGVPGVTVELYLSNTLVATTTTDNYGRYIFSYSGHSNGLANQTWQNGAVAVLPNTTYEVRIPDYATDAGLLLFGATITASPAENQGVGGTQRDNNGVVSGSHFVAAVTTTEAGENDHSIDFGFGPGCLPPAVMPMANTPATGETLTLFANATGGVPPYMYNWTGPNSFTAGDADPTIEDVLEVAEGDYYLTVTDDLGCEATFILPVVINEFDLSITPTDPACGASDGSIDITVNTGLPPYTYDWSDNGLDGMEDPTGLSEGTYSVTVTDANGSTATETIELNGAGGLNLVLAPTNPTCGNSNGAIDLTVTGAGGPLTYDWAHLPGPGEPEDLTNLAAGTYSVTVTDGSCTSSASITLTTTTPPSLSETHVDATCGMNNGSIDLTATGGTGGYTFDWDHIAGSSNSEDLTNLAPGTYDVTVTDGSGCTDNLSITIDSETGPSLVTALVNETCGLSNGSIDLTVNGGTAPYTYDWDYDGTGDNNDPEDLTFIGAGTYNVTVTDDNGCTATAGVSLTDTPLPTLTLSAVDASICTETDGAVNLTVNGSTGPYFYDWDNDGEAAPDFDTEDLSNVGPGTYTVTVTDQNGCTVTGMVTVGLTTAVALVLDITDPTTCDETGSVDMTITGGTGPFTVDWSNDGTGDDDDTEDQTGLAPGVYTVVVTEANGCTTTENISIRDIREPVLSYTLTEPSCGGANGAIDLEIAGGDGVGPYTYDWDTDGTGDVDDSQDLSSLAPGAYTVVVTDELGCTTSLTINLPASGAPALSVFITDESCSASDGAIDIDISGGTMPYTIDWDHIPGSPDMEDLTGLSAGTYTVSVTDMNGCLVTASAIVNDNPSPTLTNSTTAESCDGNDGAINLNPMGTGPFTYDWSDDAYDGMQNLSGLSEGMYSVTVTDNFGCTITDNITVPDGCLCELTGSILAVDCHDATTPTDPSDDYFTVDLTATVTNGSGVFEIFYDDGMNGEQSLGTYPSGEEVTIGGSGSIFVADGTSTYDLILREPSDPTNCFFALGTVGAIADCSNDCEFSFTNIDPTICTSGSYNLVVEVAYTNVEIDQIEILINGVSQGTFTLTNLPTGTDEFTLPDLTCSGSQATIEAYFVGFEDCNTYGTYTAAPVDPQGFIYCIKNGKIVPGGLIQVMDGGGMTDPATVIYSLDGSSGEYSWEITTADIYTMTYTPPAGFTLASGVDRQAQVGPLDPTGQSDPFALGSTATGGFVNDFSPLGNPFYLSFDLVPNDPFVILNNIPLESTGEVAIDDVSSGDCNYIMAENRSETEITVDISWTGVPAGDSIEVLITGGIVLTNNPVRVEAAGMNGSTSITFDMIADGGTYNVDARFTTNSCSDDADMTTVTLAASCCPATNYEICDDGTSTITLTAPLGLLSVMWFNEANTLVGQGASFEVDANTPGMEDDIESFYYTATDESGCPAELCCPVEILSVPCVSVGSTVFGDVDNDGAFEPGDGETGIPGVTLQLTYLGADGMLGGTGLDADVIIGTTITDDDGDYYFGGLEEGNYIVQILSSNFASGAPLEETNTSSTPTNQTEGIENNDDGDQPGGAGTVISSGIISLMVGTEPTYADGENGSGNAQDDGTATSDANGDMTVDFGIYTPQFDLALIKEVFNPMDGMVLPGDTVTFRITVFNQGTVDADTINIVDSIPVGLIFDAGLSGWTYDPVTMLADTTIAPVGSLQPSESVSIDLQLIVAGSLPSGTQLINRAEIGFAHDENGDPLIDIDSEADSTFTNDGGGVAGGATDNADNGNGTGAPGEDEASKDEDDEDPALIIVSPFDLALIKEVLDPADGMVLPGDTVTYRITVTNQGLVDADTINIVDSIPVGLIFDAGLSGWTYDPVTMLADTTIAPVGSLQPDESVSIDLQLIVAGSLPSGTQLINRAEIGFAHDENGDPLIDIDSEADSTFTNDGGGVAGGATDNADNGNGTGAPGEDEASKDEDDEDPALIIVSPFDLALIKEVLDPIDGMVLPGDTVTYRITVTNQGLVDADTINIVDSIPVGLIFDAGLSGWTYDPVTMLADTTIAPVGSLQPNESVSIDLQLIVAGSLPSGTQLINRAEIGFAHDENGDPLIDIDSEADSTFTNDGGGVAGGTTDNADSGNGTGAPGEDEVTKDEDDEDPALITVSPFDLALIKEVLDPADGMVLPATR; encoded by the coding sequence ATGAAACAAATTTACTTGCCTAAACCTGGCTTAGCTATGGGTGTATGCCTATTTTTGCTAAGCCTGCTGCTTACAACCTGCCAACAACCACTACAGATCAAGCCTTTGCGGTTTTTTCCAACAGATGAAAATGCTTTTGAAGCCAATGCAATGGATTACCGCTTAGCTATTGGACCCTCCGAAATGGCATTTCATACCAATGGAAAAGAACAATGGCAAATGCGTTTTGTGGATGCTTCTCCCGACGTTTTTCCTGCACCATTTTTGGCTAAAGCTGGAAATGCAGCGGATGAATTATGGTATCAGGGCTTGTATGAAGGAGTAGATTTGCGCGTGTATGATAAGGGGACGGGGAATGCAGGGTATGATTTTATTTTGAAGGAAGGGAAAAATGCTGCTCTTATTACTTTGGAGTTGGCCAGTGAGACTTCTTTTGAAATTAAGGAGACTGGCGATTTGGTGATGCAAACAGCGGATGGTGAGGTAAGGCATACTTCGCCACATAGTTATCAGGTTATCAATGGAATAAAAGTAGAGGTCGATAGCCGATTTGTCTTGCAATCATGTAATTCGAGCAAGGTATTTGGAGAAGGCCATCCTATTGTCCAAAACGTAGGCTTCGAATTGGGCGAATACAATACGGCCTATCCCGTCATCATTGATCCAGAAATTATATATTCTCCAAAATCAAGCCAGGCCGTGTTAGAAAAGGCAGCCTTGTTTATGACAACCTATACCCTGAATACAAATCTGGGAACCATCAATATTGATTGCGGCAGTACCCCTCATTCTTTTTTTGATTCAGGCGGAAGTGGTGGTGATTATGGAGATAATGAGAACTACAGTGCCACTTTTTGTGCTGATAATGGGGGGCAAATACAATTTACTTTCACTACCTTTCAATTGGAAGATGATAATTATGATCATTTATTTATCTACGATGGTACGAATGCTAGTGCTTCTCTTATCGGTGATTATTCTGGTGCTTCCCCAGGTACGGTAACCTCCACTAATGGCTGTTTACATTTTGTTTTCGATTCTGATTTATCCAATATATTCGGCGGTAACTATGACGGCTGGGAGGCCTCCATCTCTTGTACGGCCCCTCCTGGCCCCACTGGTGACTACGTCATGGGCACTACTGCCGCCACCGAAACCACCTGTAGCGGCGTTTTTACCGATTCAGGCGACCTGGCTGGCGATTATGGTGCAAATGAAAACACAACCGTTACTTTCTGTTCCGGCACAAGTGAACAAATCGTGTTTACTTTCGAAAATTTCAATCTTGCAGCTGGCGATCAATTGGCCATTTTTGATGGAACTACGACCAGTGATCCAGCGCTCACTGGCAGCCCGTTCTCCGGGGCTGGCCAGGCCAATTCACCGGGCTCCATAAGTTCTTCAGGTACTTGTCTAACCTTCCAATTTACATCCAATGCCGATGGCAATCAAGGCCTGGGCTGGAGTGCAGCCATCTCCTGTTCAGGTAGTGGTACAGCCAGTAGTGGGCCTACTTGGACGGGGTATCCAAGTTCGGATGCCTGTGGGGTAAATACGGAAATAGGCGGAACGATTTTTGAAGATGTAGATAATAATGGCGCACAGAATGGTATAGAACCGGGCATCCGGGATGTCACGGTTACCCTATATGATGATAATGGCCAGGTAGGATCATCGGTTACCACCGATGCCAGCGGATCTTATTCCTTTACGACGGGTATTACGGCCAATGAAATGTACCGGGTAGAGTTTACCATTCCTGATTTATACGAAGAAGGTGCTGCGGGCAATGGTTCTGGCACTGCCGTCCAATTTGTCGAAGCAGGGACTTGCGATGCTGATTTGGGCTTATTGGATATTGGTCATTTTTGTGGAGGTACCAATCCTTATTTTGTAATAGCGTGTTACACGAATGGATCACCCACTCATAGTAGCAATACCTCCCAAACGGCTATTGCGCGTTTTCGGTATAATGATAGTGGTAATTCTCCTTCTTCCACCTACACCAACTATATTCACATGGGGTCGGTTGGTACTGTTTGGGGAACGACCTATAGTGAAAACCAGGGTAAACTATTCATGGGCGCTTTCCTCAAACGGCATTCAGGGTTAGGCCCAGGCGGTATCGGAGCCATTTACGAGCATACGGATGGTAATGCCGCTAATTCGGCAACAGTTTTTTATGATTTTGGTGCCTTGGCGGGCAATGACGTGGCCAGTAATGTAACGCGTTTTCCTGGTAGTGGCAGCGCATTTGGACAGGTAGGTGCTTGTGCACTTTGTGATAATATCGATGCCACTACCTTTGGGCAAGTGGGTAAAAGAGGATTAGGTGGGATTGAATTATCGGATGACGAACAAACCATGTATGTGGCCAACTTGTTTGACCGGAAAATATATGCACTTAATGCCAATAGCCCGGCTCCTGGAAGCGCCACTGCACTCCCTGGTATGCCCTGGTTGTCCGGTGGTGGCTGCGCTAATGGAGTCCCCAGACCCTGGGCTTTGAAATACCGCCGTGGTAAATTGTACGTTGGGGTCATCTGTGATGGTAGCAGTAGCAGTTGTAATCCGACTTCCGCTTGCGGAGATTTAGTCGCCACCGTTTATGCCTTTGATGGCACAAGTTGGACCACCGAATTGAGTTTGCCGCTTAATTACTATCGAAAAGCCTATCGGACAGGCTCCAACTATTGGGTGCGTTGGATGGATTCCTGGTCGCAAATGTCACCCTACGTAAGTAATGTTACAGATGCACAATTTGCACAACCTATTTTTTCAGATATAGAATTTGATGACGATGGTTCAATTATCATGGGTTTTGCAGATCGTACCACCATGCAATTGGGTTATCAGGCGCCTCCACCAACTGGCCCTGCCAGTAGTACAGCTGAGCGAACCTTTGCGCATGGCGATATCCTGCGCGCTTATTATAACCCATCAACCCAATCCTATACCTTGGAAAATAATGGCGTGGTGGGCCCTTTAACGACAACCAATCCATCTAGTACCTCAGGCCCTGGTGGCAAGTCATTTTACCATGGTGATTTTTGGTATGGCGCTTATAATAATTCCGGTATAGGCGCATTGGCCATTAAACCAGGTACAGGTGAAGTCATGTTCCCCCTGGCAGACCCTATCGACCCTTACGCTTCAGGAGTGGTTTGGATGAGTAATACCAATGGCCGTTCCAATCGCCGCTTGGAGGTATATCAAGGTTCGCCAAGTGGCAATTCCCCCAATTTTGCAAAAGCAGGGGGATTGGGAGACCTGGAAATGTATTGCGAGGACCCACCCCTGGAAATAGGCAATGTTGTCTGGTGGGATACCGACCTGGATGGCCTCATGGACCCCAGTGAGCCCGGCGTACCTGGTGTCACGGTAGAACTTTACCTTAGCAACACCTTGGTAGCGACTACAACAACCGATAATTATGGACGATATATTTTTAGTTATAGTGGTCATAGTAATGGCCTTGCTAATCAAACCTGGCAAAATGGAGCAGTAGCTGTGTTACCCAATACGACCTATGAGGTCAGGATACCTGATTATGCCACAGATGCCGGTCTGCTGCTGTTTGGGGCAACTATTACGGCTTCTCCTGCGGAAAACCAAGGAGTAGGCGGTACCCAGAGAGATAATAATGGAGTGGTGAGCGGAAGCCATTTTGTTGCAGCTGTTACCACCACCGAGGCTGGCGAAAATGATCATAGTATCGATTTTGGTTTCGGCCCTGGCTGTTTGCCGCCTGCTGTTATGCCTATGGCCAATACCCCCGCTACGGGAGAAACCCTGACTTTGTTTGCCAATGCTACCGGAGGGGTTCCCCCTTATATGTATAACTGGACGGGGCCCAATTCCTTTACCGCAGGCGACGCCGACCCAACGATTGAAGATGTGTTGGAAGTTGCTGAAGGTGATTATTACCTGACGGTAACCGACGACCTGGGCTGCGAGGCGACCTTTATTTTACCTGTCGTAATCAATGAATTTGACCTAAGTATTACGCCCACTGATCCCGCTTGTGGCGCTTCAGATGGTAGTATTGATATCACTGTAAATACAGGATTACCTCCTTATACTTATGACTGGAGTGACAATGGCCTGGATGGCATGGAAGACCCTACCGGGCTTAGCGAGGGAACCTATTCCGTTACCGTGACGGATGCCAATGGAAGTACGGCAACCGAAACCATAGAACTGAATGGCGCCGGTGGACTCAACCTAGTCCTTGCTCCTACTAATCCTACTTGTGGCAATAGTAATGGCGCCATTGATCTTACTGTTACTGGCGCTGGTGGGCCCCTTACCTATGATTGGGCTCATCTTCCCGGACCAGGTGAACCCGAAGATTTGACAAACTTAGCTGCGGGTACCTATAGTGTTACAGTTACAGATGGGTCCTGCACCAGTTCAGCAAGCATTACCCTTACCACTACAACCCCACCTAGTTTAAGTGAAACCCATGTCGATGCTACTTGTGGAATGAATAATGGTAGCATCGATTTGACGGCTACTGGTGGAACGGGCGGCTATACGTTTGATTGGGATCATATTGCTGGAAGCAGTAATTCGGAGGACTTAACTAACCTCGCCCCCGGCACCTACGATGTAACGGTGACGGATGGCAGTGGCTGCACCGATAACCTTTCTATAACAATTGACTCGGAAACGGGGCCGAGCCTGGTAACGGCTTTGGTTAATGAGACTTGCGGTTTGTCAAATGGAAGCATTGATTTAACAGTCAATGGAGGAACAGCACCCTATACTTATGACTGGGATTATGATGGAACAGGGGATAATAATGACCCGGAAGACCTTACTTTTATTGGAGCGGGTACCTATAATGTGACGGTGACCGATGATAATGGTTGTACCGCTACTGCTGGTGTATCCCTTACGGATACGCCATTGCCGACCTTGACCTTATCTGCAGTTGATGCTTCCATTTGTACAGAAACAGATGGAGCGGTCAACCTTACGGTAAATGGAAGCACGGGGCCCTATTTTTACGATTGGGATAATGATGGCGAAGCAGCACCCGATTTTGATACAGAAGATTTAAGTAATGTTGGACCAGGTACCTACACCGTCACCGTTACCGACCAAAATGGATGTACCGTTACGGGTATGGTCACTGTCGGATTGACAACAGCAGTTGCTTTGGTATTAGATATTACTGATCCTACAACCTGTGATGAAACGGGTAGCGTAGATATGACCATTACTGGCGGAACGGGGCCTTTTACAGTTGATTGGAGCAATGATGGCACTGGTGATGACGATGATACCGAAGACCAAACCGGTTTAGCCCCAGGCGTATATACCGTGGTCGTAACGGAAGCCAATGGCTGTACAACAACAGAGAACATATCCATTAGAGATATCAGAGAGCCGGTACTCTCTTATACCTTAACCGAGCCAAGCTGTGGAGGTGCTAATGGCGCTATTGACCTGGAAATCGCAGGGGGCGATGGGGTTGGACCTTATACCTATGATTGGGACACAGATGGAACAGGAGATGTGGATGATTCCCAAGACCTATCCAGTCTGGCACCAGGGGCCTATACTGTAGTTGTGACTGATGAACTAGGCTGTACCACCAGTCTGACCATTAATTTACCAGCCTCTGGCGCTCCTGCTTTATCTGTTTTTATTACAGATGAAAGTTGTAGTGCCAGTGATGGGGCCATCGATATAGATATCTCAGGGGGAACAATGCCCTACACCATAGATTGGGATCATATCCCTGGAAGTCCGGATATGGAGGACCTGACAGGGTTGAGTGCAGGAACCTATACGGTATCTGTTACAGACATGAATGGGTGTTTGGTTACAGCAAGTGCGATTGTCAATGATAATCCTTCTCCAACGCTCACCAATAGCACAACGGCAGAAAGTTGTGATGGCAATGATGGCGCCATCAACCTCAACCCAATGGGAACAGGACCATTTACCTATGATTGGTCTGATGATGCCTATGATGGAATGCAAAACCTGAGCGGGCTAAGCGAAGGAATGTACAGCGTGACCGTTACGGACAATTTTGGTTGCACGATTACGGATAATATTACAGTGCCAGATGGCTGTCTTTGTGAATTGACCGGCAGCATTTTGGCGGTTGATTGTCATGATGCTACCACACCCACTGATCCGTCCGATGATTATTTTACGGTGGACCTGACGGCAACGGTGACCAATGGTAGCGGCGTTTTCGAAATCTTTTATGATGATGGAATGAATGGAGAACAATCACTGGGAACCTATCCTTCCGGAGAAGAAGTAACGATTGGGGGTTCAGGTAGCATTTTCGTAGCAGATGGAACGAGTACTTATGATCTTATCTTAAGAGAACCCTCTGATCCAACCAACTGCTTTTTTGCGTTAGGAACCGTGGGAGCCATAGCAGACTGTAGCAATGACTGTGAATTTTCTTTTACGAATATTGATCCCACTATTTGTACTAGTGGCTCCTATAATTTGGTTGTAGAAGTAGCTTACACTAATGTAGAAATCGATCAAATTGAAATCTTGATAAATGGGGTATCCCAAGGTACATTTACCCTGACTAATTTGCCAACAGGTACGGATGAATTTACCCTACCTGACTTAACTTGTTCGGGGTCGCAAGCCACTATCGAAGCTTATTTTGTAGGATTTGAAGACTGTAATACATATGGCACATATACGGCTGCTCCTGTTGATCCTCAGGGTTTTATATATTGTATTAAAAATGGTAAAATAGTCCCTGGAGGTTTAATCCAGGTAATGGATGGCGGAGGAATGACTGATCCTGCTACTGTGATATACAGTCTTGATGGCTCAAGTGGAGAATATAGTTGGGAGATTACCACGGCCGATATATATACCATGACTTATACACCTCCTGCTGGATTTACATTGGCATCAGGTGTGGATAGACAAGCTCAAGTGGGCCCCTTGGACCCGACAGGACAATCAGATCCTTTTGCTTTGGGTTCAACCGCAACTGGGGGATTTGTTAATGATTTCTCTCCTCTAGGTAATCCCTTTTATCTTTCTTTTGATTTAGTGCCTAATGACCCATTTGTCATCTTAAATAATATACCTCTTGAGTCAACAGGCGAGGTGGCCATAGATGATGTTTCATCAGGCGATTGCAATTATATAATGGCTGAGAACCGGAGCGAAACAGAAATAACGGTAGATATTAGTTGGACAGGAGTGCCAGCAGGAGATTCCATTGAGGTTTTAATTACAGGCGGAATTGTACTGACTAACAATCCTGTTCGCGTGGAAGCGGCAGGGATGAATGGATCAACCAGTATCACTTTCGATATGATCGCTGATGGTGGTACTTACAATGTAGACGCCCGATTTACCACCAATAGCTGTTCTGATGATGCTGACATGACCACGGTAACCTTGGCAGCATCTTGTTGTCCTGCAACCAATTATGAAATATGCGATGACGGGACGAGCACCATTACCCTGACAGCACCCCTAGGTTTGCTGAGTGTGATGTGGTTTAATGAGGCCAATACACTGGTGGGGCAGGGGGCCTCTTTTGAAGTTGACGCCAATACCCCCGGGATGGAAGATGACATAGAATCCTTCTATTATACAGCAACGGATGAAAGCGGTTGTCCAGCTGAGTTGTGTTGCCCCGTAGAAATCCTGTCTGTTCCTTGCGTTAGCGTAGGAAGTACGGTCTTTGGAGATGTCGATAACGATGGCGCATTTGAACCCGGAGATGGAGAAACGGGAATCCCTGGGGTAACTTTACAGTTAACTTACCTTGGCGCGGATGGTATGCTCGGCGGCACTGGACTCGATGCTGATGTCATCATTGGAACAACGATTACTGATGATGATGGTGATTACTATTTCGGAGGTTTGGAAGAAGGAAATTACATTGTACAAATATTGTCTTCGAATTTTGCCTCTGGCGCTCCATTAGAGGAAACCAATACCTCTAGTACTCCAACCAATCAAACGGAAGGGATTGAAAATAATGATGATGGAGATCAACCAGGAGGAGCAGGAACGGTAATCTCTTCTGGAATCATTAGCTTAATGGTTGGTACTGAACCCACCTATGCCGATGGCGAAAATGGCTCTGGTAATGCCCAAGATGATGGAACGGCTACCAGTGATGCCAATGGAGACATGACAGTCGATTTTGGAATATATACACCTCAATTTGACCTTGCTTTGATCAAAGAAGTGTTCAATCCAATGGATGGCATGGTGCTCCCAGGTGATACCGTCACCTTCCGAATTACTGTATTTAATCAGGGTACAGTCGATGCCGACACGATCAACATCGTGGACAGCATCCCAGTAGGTTTGATCTTCGATGCAGGCTTGAGCGGCTGGACCTATGATCCCGTCACGATGCTGGCTGATACGACGATTGCCCCAGTGGGTAGCCTTCAGCCTAGTGAAAGCGTAAGCATTGATTTACAATTGATTGTAGCCGGTAGTCTCCCCTCCGGTACGCAATTGATCAACCGCGCCGAGATTGGTTTTGCACACGATGAGAATGGTGATCCACTGATAGATATTGACTCCGAGGCCGATAGCACCTTCACCAATGATGGCGGTGGTGTGGCTGGCGGAGCGACCGATAATGCCGATAATGGCAATGGAACTGGCGCCCCCGGCGAAGACGAGGCTTCCAAAGATGAGGATGACGAAGACCCTGCACTAATCATTGTAAGTCCATTTGACCTTGCTTTGATCAAAGAGGTGCTCGACCCAGCCGATGGCATGGTGCTCCCAGGCGACACGGTGACCTATCGCATCACGGTGACCAACCAAGGCCTAGTCGATGCCGACACGATCAACATCGTGGATAGCATCCCCGTTGGTTTGATCTTTGATGCAGGCTTGAGCGGCTGGACCTACGATCCGGTCACGATGCTGGCCGATACGACGATTGCCCCAGTGGGTAGTCTACAGCCTGATGAAAGCGTAAGCATTGATTTACAATTGATTGTAGCCGGTAGTCTCCCCTCCGGCACGCAACTGATCAACCGCGCCGAGATCGGCTTTGCGCACGATGAGAATGGCGACCCACTGATTGATATAGACTCCGAGGCCGATAGCACCTTCACCAATGACGGTGGCGGTGTGGCTGGCGGAGCGACCGATAATGCCGATAATGGCAATGGAACTGGCGCCCCCGGCGAAGACGAAGCCTCCAAAGACGAGGACGACGAAGACCCTGCGCTGATCATTGTGAGTCCATTCGACTTAGCCTTGATCAAAGAAGTCTTAGACCCCATTGATGGCATGGTGCTCCCCGGCGACACGGTGACCTACCGCATCACGGTGACCAACCAAGGGCTAGTCGATGCCGACACGATCAACATCGTGGACAGCATCCCTGTTGGTTTGATCTTCGATGCAGGCTTGAGCGGCTGGACCTATGATCCCGTCACGATGCTGGCCGATACGACGATTGCTCCAGTGGGCAGCCTACAGCCCAATGAAAGCGTAAGCATTGATTTACAATTGATAGTAGCAGGCAGTCTCCCCTCCGGTACGCAATTGATCAACCGCGCCGAGATTGGTTTTGCGCACGATGAGAATGGTGATCCACTGATAGATATTGACTCCGAGGCCGATAGCACCTTCACCAATGACGGTGGCGGTGTGGCTGGTGGAACGACCGATAATGCCGATTCCGGTAACGGAACAGGTGCCCCAGGCGAGGATGAAGTGACCAAAGATGAGGATGACGAAGACCCTGCCTTGATTACGGTAAGTCCATTTGACCTTGCCTTGATCAAAGAGGTGCTCGACCCAGCCGATGGCATGGTGCTCCCCGCGACACGGTGA